One window from the genome of Penaeus monodon isolate SGIC_2016 chromosome 4, NSTDA_Pmon_1, whole genome shotgun sequence encodes:
- the LOC119572552 gene encoding proline-rich proteoglycan 2-like encodes MSRRMPRSLGVSPPRDAPNESSPAQAAPAAQERGKNCLRARGQATGWVLEGFPRTTSGGDPPGEIWPPKGGWWARENPEELPPRTSRRSSLPRKPGECPRGLLEELPARTCRGAPSRRIPGRPAGGTPEGALWGAPGGAACRGTPRGVPAGDAPKGAVPRTRRGAVRGRAKGPCEDGRKRLSRTPKGVPPEAPRRAVPGHPGGVPPEDPPEERLPKNPEGSRGHPGSYRGVEGGWGSDGDQVRRRRTVTPGGAGDGREGPGPTSQGKNRQGPQCSGGPVLFAGANSRPWSYFGDFSSLEGIGRIPQGPGGVAKNPLFCENHMSATRDIREF; translated from the exons ATGAGTCGTCGCATGCCCAGGAGTCTGGGAGTGTCGCCTCCCCGGGACGCGCCGaatgagtcgtcgcctgcgcaGGCGGCTCCTGCTGCCCAGGAGCGAGGAAAAAATTGCCTGCGAGCACGCGGACAAGCAACTGGGTGGGTGCTGGAGGGTTTTCCCCGAACAACCAGTGGCGGGGACCCGCCCGGGGAAATTTG gcccccaaaggggggctgGTGGGCAAGGGAAAACCCGGAGGAGCTGCCGCCGAGGACATCCCGGAGGAGTTCCCTGCCGAGGAAGCCGGGGGAGTGCCCCCGAGGAttgctggaggagctgcctgcgagGACATGCCGGGGAGCACCCTCCCGAAGAATCCCAGGGAGGCCTGCCGGGGGAACCCCGGAGGGGGCCCTGTGGGGAgcccccggaggagctgcctgccgaggaacCCCCCGGGGAGTCCCTGCCGGGGACGCGCCAAAGGGAGCTGTGCCGAGGACGCGCCGAGGAGCTGTGCGAGGACGCGCGAAGGGTCCCTGCGAGGACGGCCGAAAGCGTCTGTCGAGGACCCCAAAGGGAGTGCCTCCCGAGGCCCCCCGGAGGGCTGTGCCGGGACACCCCGGAGGAGTCCCTCCCGAGGACCCCCCGGAGGAGCGCCTGCCGAAGAATCCGGAGGGGTCCCGAGGACACCCGGGAAGCTACCggggagtagagggagggtgggggagcgaCGGTGACCAAGTCCGACGAAGGAGGACCGTGACGCCGGGAGGggcgggtgacggaagggaaggcCCGGGACCTACTTCACAGGGGAAAAACCGACAGGGGCCCCAg TGTTCGGGGGGCCCTGTGTTGTTTGCGGGGGCGAACTCCCGCCCATGGTCgtattttggggatttttcatCGCTGGAGGGCATCGGGAGAATTCCCCAGGGCCCAGGGGGGGTTGCCAAAAACCCACTCTTTTGCGAAAATCACATGAGTGCTACAAGAGACATCAGGGAGTTTTAG